The Bradyrhizobium ottawaense genome window below encodes:
- a CDS encoding HD domain-containing protein, whose protein sequence is MLSPVRLVSEAAELAAHRHNGMERKGRGNEPYINHLAEVANLLATATDGADAELVAAGWLHDTIEDTATTREELAQKFSERAASLVVECTDDMSLPKAERRRLQIVDAPKKSAGAKLIKIADKISNIGARIQTDPSAEERDDLADYAGWATQVVAGCRGGNPWLDEKFDDAVKAARALL, encoded by the coding sequence ATGCTGTCGCCCGTCCGCCTCGTCTCAGAAGCCGCCGAACTCGCTGCGCACCGTCACAATGGCATGGAGCGCAAGGGGCGCGGCAACGAGCCCTACATCAATCATCTCGCCGAGGTCGCGAACCTGCTGGCGACCGCGACCGACGGCGCCGATGCCGAACTGGTCGCGGCCGGCTGGCTGCATGACACCATCGAGGACACCGCCACCACGCGCGAGGAGCTGGCGCAGAAATTCTCGGAGCGTGCTGCCTCCCTCGTCGTCGAATGCACCGACGACATGAGCCTTCCCAAGGCAGAGCGGCGGCGTCTGCAGATTGTCGATGCGCCGAAGAAATCTGCTGGCGCGAAGCTGATCAAGATCGCCGACAAGATCAGCAACATCGGCGCGCGCATTCAGACCGATCCGAGTGCAGAGGAGCGCGACGATCTTGCCGACTACGCCGGCTGGGCCACGCAGGTCGTTGCGGGCTGCCGCGGCGGCAATCCCTGGCTCGATGAGAAATTCGACGACGCCGTGAAAGCAGCGAGGGCCTTGCTGTGA
- a CDS encoding urease subunit beta — translation MIPGELFIQDGEIELNAGRKTVTLTVANTGDRPIQVGSHYHFFETNPALKFDRKKSRGMRLDIAAGTAVRFEPGQTRDVQLVAMAGKKTIYGFRGDVMGKL, via the coding sequence ATGATCCCCGGTGAACTCTTCATCCAGGACGGCGAAATCGAGCTCAATGCCGGCCGCAAGACCGTGACGCTGACGGTGGCCAATACCGGCGACCGCCCGATCCAGGTCGGCTCGCACTACCATTTCTTCGAGACCAACCCGGCGCTGAAATTCGACCGCAAGAAGTCCCGCGGCATGCGCCTCGACATCGCCGCCGGCACCGCCGTCCGCTTCGAGCCCGGCCAGACCCGCGACGTCCAGCTTGTGGCCATGGCGGGCAAGAAGACGATTTACGGTTTTCGTGGCGACGTGATGGGGAAGCTGTGA
- a CDS encoding urease subunit gamma, translating into MNLSPREKDKLLISMAAIVARRRLDRGVKLNHPEAIAIISDFILEGARDGRTVAELMQSGAEVLTRDQVMPGIPEMIHDIQVEATFPDGTKLVTVHEPIR; encoded by the coding sequence ATGAACCTGTCTCCCCGCGAAAAGGATAAGCTTCTGATCTCGATGGCGGCCATCGTGGCCCGCCGAAGGCTGGATCGCGGCGTCAAGCTCAACCATCCCGAGGCGATCGCGATCATTTCCGATTTCATCCTCGAAGGCGCGCGCGACGGCCGCACGGTCGCCGAGCTGATGCAATCCGGCGCTGAGGTCCTCACCCGCGACCAGGTGATGCCGGGTATTCCCGAGATGATCCACGACATCCAGGTCGAGGCGACATTTCCGGACGGGACCAAGCTCGTCACCGTCCACGAGCCGATCAGGTAA
- a CDS encoding urease accessory protein UreD, producing the protein MRSDVSVTSGVFEANRARGAVRFDVHARDGVTRRGVLHESGSLRVRFPSPEGEGLSGVFVNTAGGVAGGDSFDINITAGQSSRLTLTTAAAEKVYRAPGAAAQLSIALKVDAGAHLSWLPQETILFDRARVHRRFDIELDDAASLLLCEIVVFGRTAMGERMEQGEFVDRWRLRRGGRLVFAETIRLDGNIGAKLGRSAVAKGGAAIGTALIVPGDEALVERIREASDSFSGEVGISAWNGFAMARFCAQDAARLRVDMMAVLARTGTALPRLWLN; encoded by the coding sequence ATGCGCAGCGACGTTTCGGTCACGTCAGGGGTTTTCGAGGCAAACCGTGCCCGCGGCGCGGTGCGTTTCGACGTCCATGCGCGTGACGGCGTGACGCGGCGCGGCGTCTTGCATGAATCCGGCTCGCTGCGCGTGCGCTTTCCCTCGCCGGAAGGCGAGGGGCTCTCCGGCGTGTTCGTCAACACGGCAGGCGGCGTTGCCGGTGGCGACAGTTTCGATATCAACATCACGGCGGGCCAAAGCTCGCGCCTGACGCTGACGACCGCCGCCGCCGAAAAGGTCTATCGGGCGCCCGGAGCCGCGGCGCAGCTCAGCATTGCCTTGAAGGTCGATGCGGGTGCGCATCTGTCCTGGTTGCCGCAAGAGACCATCCTGTTTGACCGCGCCCGGGTCCACCGCCGTTTCGATATCGAGCTTGATGATGCCGCCTCGCTCCTGCTCTGCGAGATCGTGGTGTTCGGCCGCACTGCCATGGGCGAGCGGATGGAGCAGGGCGAGTTTGTCGACCGCTGGCGGCTACGGCGTGGTGGCAGGCTGGTGTTCGCCGAGACCATCAGGCTCGACGGCAATATCGGCGCAAAACTTGGGCGATCCGCCGTCGCCAAAGGCGGTGCCGCGATTGGCACGGCGCTGATCGTGCCCGGCGACGAGGCCCTGGTCGAACGCATCCGCGAGGCGTCGGACTCATTCTCCGGCGAGGTTGGAATCTCGGCGTGGAATGGCTTTGCAATGGCCCGGTTCTGTGCCCAAGATGCGGCGCGGTTGCGGGTCGACATGATGGCGGTGCTGGCGCGCACTGGAACGGCCCTGCCGCGACTCTGGCTGAACTGA
- the urtE gene encoding urea ABC transporter ATP-binding subunit UrtE yields the protein MLEVKDINLFYGAAQALRGVSISAEPGKVTCVLGRNGVGKTSLLRAMVGQYPISSGAIVLDGSDITGLKPYERARKGIAFVPQGREIFPLLTVEENLKTGFGPLKREDKHIPDDVFSLFPVLQSMLGRRGGDLSGGQQQQLAIGRALVMRPKLLLLDEPTEGIQPSIIKDIGRAISYLRNLGNIAIVLVEQYLDFACELGDSFAVMDRGAVKFTCDRANLDASEISRQMAL from the coding sequence ATGCTTGAAGTCAAAGACATCAATCTGTTCTACGGCGCGGCGCAGGCGCTGCGCGGCGTCTCGATCTCGGCCGAACCGGGCAAGGTGACCTGCGTGCTCGGGCGCAACGGCGTCGGCAAGACCTCGCTCCTGCGCGCCATGGTCGGGCAATATCCGATTTCGTCGGGCGCGATCGTGCTCGACGGCAGCGACATCACCGGCCTGAAGCCCTATGAGCGGGCACGCAAGGGCATCGCCTTCGTGCCGCAGGGCCGCGAGATCTTTCCGCTGCTCACGGTCGAGGAGAACCTCAAGACCGGCTTCGGTCCGCTCAAGCGCGAGGACAAGCACATTCCCGACGACGTGTTCTCGCTGTTTCCGGTGCTGCAATCCATGCTCGGCCGGCGCGGTGGCGATCTCTCCGGCGGCCAGCAGCAGCAACTCGCGATCGGTCGCGCGCTGGTGATGCGGCCGAAATTGCTGCTCCTTGACGAGCCGACCGAGGGCATCCAGCCTTCGATCATCAAGGACATCGGCCGCGCCATCTCCTATTTGCGCAACCTCGGCAACATCGCCATCGTGCTGGTCGAACAATATCTCGACTTTGCCTGCGAACTCGGCGACAGTTTTGCCGTGATGGATCGCGGCGCGGTGAAATTCACCTGCGATCGCGCCAATTTGGACGCGAGCGAGATCAGCCGCCAGATGGCGCTGTAA
- the urtD gene encoding urea ABC transporter ATP-binding protein UrtD, protein MNVMDNRATSAMLYLDGVHVSFDGFHAINNLSLTLEPGEMRAIIGPNGAGKTTMMDIITGKTKPDEGTVLFDGVTDLTRLDETRIAELGIGRKFQKPTVFESQTVQDNLLLALNVDHSVKGTLFWRGSKAESERIDKVLETIRLTEARNRLAGSLSHGQKQWLEIGMLLAQDPKLLLVDEPVAGMTDVETHLTAELLKEINKTHTVMVVEHDMTFVRELGVKVTCLHEGTVLAEGTIDQVSSNERVIEVYLGR, encoded by the coding sequence ATGAACGTCATGGACAACCGCGCGACCTCCGCGATGCTCTATCTCGACGGCGTGCACGTCTCCTTCGACGGTTTCCACGCCATCAACAATCTGTCGCTGACGCTCGAGCCCGGCGAGATGCGCGCCATCATCGGCCCGAACGGCGCCGGCAAGACCACGATGATGGACATCATCACCGGCAAGACCAAGCCCGACGAGGGTACGGTGCTGTTCGACGGCGTCACCGATCTGACGCGGCTGGACGAGACCCGCATCGCCGAGCTCGGCATCGGCCGCAAGTTCCAGAAACCGACCGTGTTCGAGAGCCAGACCGTGCAGGACAACCTCCTGCTCGCGCTCAATGTCGACCACAGCGTCAAGGGCACGCTGTTCTGGCGCGGCAGCAAGGCCGAGTCCGAGCGCATCGACAAGGTGCTGGAGACGATCCGTCTCACCGAGGCCCGCAACCGCCTTGCCGGCAGCCTCAGCCACGGCCAGAAGCAGTGGCTCGAGATCGGCATGCTGCTGGCGCAGGACCCAAAACTGCTCCTCGTCGACGAGCCCGTCGCGGGGATGACCGACGTCGAGACGCATCTGACCGCCGAGCTGCTGAAAGAGATCAACAAGACCCACACCGTGATGGTGGTCGAGCACGACATGACCTTCGTGCGCGAGCTCGGCGTCAAGGTCACCTGTCTGCACGAAGGCACCGTGCTGGCCGAAGGAACCATCGACCAGGTCTCGTCCAACGAGCGGGTCATTGAAGTCTATCTGGGACGCTGA